The proteins below are encoded in one region of Parvicella tangerina:
- a CDS encoding endonuclease, with product MNKLLVIIGILFGVIAQAQMPVYYQGIDFSQSAATVEAELKTLITNTHNPISYSDTYPWIKLSDEDGANAANVILMYNGQSESKYNTIGGGNTSNPEVWNREHVYPQSLIGTTATGDLHHLRACDGVINNNRGNLAFATGSGSYGAVSGGWYPGDEWKGDVARMIMYIHLRYNEPWTDVGSLSLFLQWNVDDPVSDFEKNRNNVIHGAQGNRNPFIDQPYLATFFWGGSPAEDTWGWPNKVEKVDLNRVVMYPNPVNVSGNVSFTGVAYSIDEIVFYDLSGKMVKSVRTPVVRNEKVEVATSLPTGVYFVKMVADDSSVTKKLVVN from the coding sequence ATGAATAAGTTATTGGTGATCATCGGGATATTATTTGGAGTTATTGCTCAGGCACAGATGCCTGTATACTATCAGGGTATTGACTTTAGTCAGTCTGCGGCTACCGTTGAGGCTGAGTTAAAAACGTTAATCACTAATACGCACAACCCCATCTCTTATAGCGATACTTATCCGTGGATTAAACTCTCTGACGAGGATGGAGCAAATGCTGCTAATGTTATTCTCATGTACAACGGACAAAGTGAGTCTAAATACAATACCATTGGAGGTGGAAATACTTCCAACCCAGAAGTGTGGAATAGGGAGCACGTTTATCCGCAATCTTTAATTGGAACTACTGCCACTGGGGATTTGCATCACCTCAGAGCTTGTGATGGAGTCATCAATAATAATAGAGGGAATCTTGCTTTTGCGACAGGTTCAGGTTCTTATGGTGCAGTTTCAGGAGGTTGGTATCCAGGAGATGAGTGGAAAGGGGATGTGGCAAGAATGATTATGTATATTCATTTAAGGTATAATGAGCCCTGGACGGATGTAGGGTCATTAAGCTTGTTTTTGCAATGGAATGTGGATGATCCAGTTTCAGATTTTGAAAAGAATCGAAATAATGTTATTCATGGAGCCCAAGGAAATCGAAACCCATTTATTGATCAGCCCTATTTGGCAACCTTCTTTTGGGGAGGAAGTCCAGCCGAAGATACCTGGGGTTGGCCAAACAAAGTAGAGAAGGTTGATCTCAACAGGGTTGTAATGTATCCAAATCCGGTTAATGTATCTGGAAACGTCTCCTTTACAGGTGTAGCTTATTCAATAGATGAAATAGTGTTTTATGACTTGTCGGGCAAGATGGTTAAATCGGTGAGAACTCCAGTGGTCAGGAACGAAAAGGTTGAGGTTGCTACTTCGCTTCCAACAGGGGTCTATTTTGTGAAGATGGTTGCTGATGATAGCAGTGTTACCAAGAAACTAGTCGTGAATTGA